The nucleotide window CCTCTTTCTGGATTAATTACTGCCTGTGCACTTGTAAAAGGAAAGGACCTTGATAATGTTGATGTTGAATTTGTTTTAAAAAGATTTAAGGAAAAGCGATTTGCAGCTGGGGTTAATAGAGAGCAAATTTTAGAATGTGAAGAGTTGGGTTTCACTCTTGATAAGTTTATAGCAATAGGTATTGCGGGAATGAAGAGAATCAAAAAGGAATTAGGTTTGTAGTTATGTTTATCCAAAAAATTAAAGATACTCCTAAGGATGTGCAGATAAGTATTTTGAATGATTTTCTTCAAAAACACCCAAAAGATGGTGTAGGAGCATACAGGTATTTATCGCATCTTTATTCACTTAAACATGATTTTTTAAAGGCAGAAGAAGTTTTATTGAATGGCATTAAAAATAACCCAGATAATCTTTGGCTTCAACTTTATTTAGGTGACTTTTATTTTTATACTCTTGGTGATAAAAATAAAGGAGAGTATGTTTATAGAAGTATTTTAGATAAGTTTGATAAAGAAGAAAAAAGCACAATGTCTCCTTATAGGTATGTCTTAAAAAGGCTTACAACAATTGCCTATGAAAAAAAGGATTTTGAATTTGCACTTGCCCTTTTTGAAAAATTTTTTAGAATAGAACCATCTGATTTCTATGCAACTGATTTCATTAAATATGCAGAGATACTTCTTCACTTTGGGCAAGTTGAGAAAGCCCACGAAGTTATAAAGATTGGGATTAAAACACACCCTAAAAATATTCGCTTAGTTGAATTTGCAAGGGAGCATTTTGGTTTAAAGGTAGAAAAAAGAAAAGAGGATATTAATAATAAAGATTTTATTAGCATCCCTGTTAAGACAAGCCTAATAAAGGAAGATGAAGACATTACTCCAATTGTAGAGAAGTATGTTTTACCATTACTTAAAGAAGGTGACATATTAACTATAGCTTCAACAGTTGCTGGAATATCTGAGGGAAGAATTTACTCTCCAGACTCAATTAAGGTTAGTCCATTTGCAAAAACATTTTCAAAATTTATAAATCAAAAAAGTATTCCTTTTGGGGGTGCAGCACCCCTTGCAAATCCTTATTCAATGCAGGTATTAATTTTTGAGTATGGGTTATTGAAAGTTGTGTTTGGTTTAATAATGGGAGTAATTGGAAAGTTTCTTGGTATTAACGGGTGGTTTTACAAATTTACAGGGCAACAATCTTCAATTTTGGATGATCCACCTGCTTCTATTCCACCTTATGATTACTATGTAATACTTGGACCAAAAGACCCTATAAAGTTTGCTTTAAGGATAAAGGAAAAAATAGGTTTTGATGTTGCAATTGTTGATGCAAACGATCTTAGTGCTGCATGGGTAAAGGAGCAACCAGTGGTATTAAAAAAGATAAAATAGAAAAAACCCTAATAGATAACCCTGCAGGCAATGAGGATGAAACTACGCCTTTTGTTATCTTAAGATTTACACAAAATTAAAATTTTTCTTTACGGCTTTTTAGCGTTTTCTTTTGCTTTATCCTTGTTATTTGGAGGAGTTTTATCTTGGTTTTCGTCTTCTTCAGGAGTTTTAATAACGATGTTTGTTGCGTTATAGTTGGTGCCATCATATCTAATATGAATTTGCACTTCTAATCCTTCCTTGAGAGCTTCTTTTGTTGTTCTTCCTATCCCGTTTTCTTCAATCGATGTTGTATCTAGAATATTAACAGGATGTTCAAAATCTTTTAGAATAATGTTATTGCCTGTAATTGAGGTAATAATTGATCTTACTTCAAATTCTTTTTGTGAATTCCGGGATTTATCTTGCTCCTCATCCTTTTCATCTTCTTGATCCTGTTCATCTTCCTCATCCTTTTCATCTTCTTGATCCTGTTCATCTTCCTCATCCTTTTCATCTTCTTGATCCTGTTCTTGGTTTTTTTCTTCAGTGCTTTTGCCTTCTTTTAAAATAGTGATATCCCTTGCAATAAAACTTTCATTTTCTACCTTTGCATGCACAATTGCTGTTGAACCAATAACTATTTCACTTATTTTTATTGGTTTTCCTTCAAATTTTATTGGGATGTTTTCATCAACCATTACTTGTGTTTCATCAATTACAATTTCATTATCTTGGACATTGTTTATTTCACCTTTAATTACTACAATCTTATTTTTGTTTTGTTTGTTTGTCTTTTCACTATTTTGTGCTTGGGATGAAGTGCTTGTTTCAACTTTTGTACTGGTTTGCTCGGTTTCTTGTTCTTGGTTTTGTGTAGTTATAGTAATGTTAAATGCTTCTGAAGTTTTATCTAATTCTGTGCTTTTGTTTGCAATTGCCAATATACTTTTGGGGATATTTGCTAAATCTTTTACTTTGCTATTAGAAATGACTTGTAGTAAAGTTCCGTATTTTCCAAATACAGGGACTATCGTGGATAAGGTAAAAAATCCTATTAAAATAAGTATGAACAACATCAATCCATTTCTTTTTGAAGGAAACGAAATTTTCTTTGCGCTTACTTCGTTCTTTTGTTCCATTTTTACTACCTCCCTTTAAATATTAAACTCTCACTAATATTATAAAAAAAATCACTAAAAATACAAACTTTGAAGATTCAAAATTTTTTATTTGATTTCCTACTTATAATAAATTAGCCCTCCTTACTGGAGGGCTAAAAATTTTGAGATAAAGTTTAATTATTAGTATTCAGGATACTGTGGTGCTGGTGCAGGTTTTTCTTCTTTCGGAATTGTTGTTACTATTGCTTCTGTTGAAAGGAGTAAGCCTGCAATACTTGCTGCATTCTGTAATGCTGTTCTTACAACCTTAAATGGATCGATAACTCCTGCCTTAAACATATCTTCAAATTTGCCTGTTTCGGCATTAAAGCCGACGTTGTCTTGAGTTTCTATTACTTTGTTTAGAGCAATTATGCCATTATAGCCAGCATTCTCTGCAATGAGTTTAAGAGGTTCTTGAAGTGCTTTCTTTACAATGTTAATACCTGTTTTTTCATCGCCTTCTGCTTGTAGTTTTTCAAGTGATGGAAGTGCCTTTACAAATGCAACACCACCACCTGCAACTATTCCTTCAGCAAGAGCTGCCTTTGTTGCTGATACAGCATCTTCAACTCTGTGCTTTAGTTCTTTCATTGCAGTTTCAGTTGCGCCACCAACCTTAATGATGGCAACTCCACCCGAAAGTTTTGCAAGTCTTTCTTGGAGTTTTTCTTTATCGTAGCTTGAGGTTGTTCTCTGTATTTCTTCTTTGATTTGTTTAATTCTTGCTTGGATTTTTTCTTTGTCACCTTTCCCACCAATGATTGTGGTGTTATCTTTGTCAACTTTTACAGCATCTGCTCTTCCAAGCATGTC belongs to Caldisericaceae bacterium and includes:
- a CDS encoding phosphohydrolase; its protein translation is PLSGLITACALVKGKDLDNVDVEFVLKRFKEKRFAAGVNREQILECEELGFTLDKFIAIGIAGMKRIKKELGL
- a CDS encoding coenzyme F420-0:L-glutamate ligase; amino-acid sequence: MFIQKIKDTPKDVQISILNDFLQKHPKDGVGAYRYLSHLYSLKHDFLKAEEVLLNGIKNNPDNLWLQLYLGDFYFYTLGDKNKGEYVYRSILDKFDKEEKSTMSPYRYVLKRLTTIAYEKKDFEFALALFEKFFRIEPSDFYATDFIKYAEILLHFGQVEKAHEVIKIGIKTHPKNIRLVEFAREHFGLKVEKRKEDINNKDFISIPVKTSLIKEDEDITPIVEKYVLPLLKEGDILTIASTVAGISEGRIYSPDSIKVSPFAKTFSKFINQKSIPFGGAAPLANPYSMQVLIFEYGLLKVVFGLIMGVIGKFLGINGWFYKFTGQQSSILDDPPASIPPYDYYVILGPKDPIKFALRIKEKIGFDVAIVDANDLSAAWVKEQPVVLKKIK
- the groEL gene encoding chaperonin GroEL (60 kDa chaperone family; promotes refolding of misfolded polypeptides especially under stressful conditions; forms two stacked rings of heptamers to form a barrel-shaped 14mer; ends can be capped by GroES; misfolded proteins enter the barrel where they are refolded when GroES binds; many bacteria have multiple copies of the groEL gene which are active under different environmental conditions; the B.japonicum protein in this cluster is expressed constitutively; in Rhodobacter, Corynebacterium and Rhizobium this protein is essential for growth), which gives rise to DMLGRADAVKVDKDNTTIIGGKGDKEKIQARIKQIKEEIQRTTSSYDKEKLQERLAKLSGGVAIIKVGGATETAMKELKHRVEDAVSATKAALAEGIVAGGGVAFVKALPSLEKLQAEGDEKTGINIVKKALQEPLKLIAENAGYNGIIALNKVIETQDNVGFNAETGKFEDMFKAGVIDPFKVVRTALQNAASIAGLLLSTEAIVTTIPKEEKPAPAPQYPEY